A region of Piscinibacter gummiphilus DNA encodes the following proteins:
- the rpmC gene encoding 50S ribosomal protein L29, protein MKASELRAKDVAGLEKEVADLLKAHFGLRMQKATQQLTNHTTLGNTRRDIARAKTILAQKKKEAAK, encoded by the coding sequence ATGAAAGCATCTGAACTCCGCGCCAAGGACGTCGCCGGCCTCGAAAAGGAGGTCGCCGACCTCCTGAAGGCCCACTTCGGCCTGCGCATGCAGAAGGCCACGCAGCAGCTCACGAACCACACGACGCTTGGCAACACCCGTCGTGACATCGCGCGCGCCAAGACCATCCTGGCTCAGAAGAAGAAGGAGGCCGCGAAATGA
- the fusA gene encoding elongation factor G, which produces MARKTPIERYRNIGISAHIDAGKTTTTERILYYTGVNHKIGEVHDGAATMDWMEQEQERGITITSAATTCFWKGMELNHPEHRINIIDTPGHVDFTIEVERSMRVLDGACMVYCAVGGVQPQSETVWRQANKYKVPRLAFVNKMDRTGANFYKVYEQMKVRLRANPVPVVLPIGAEENFKGVIDLIKMKAIIWDEASQGMKFNYEDIPADLQADATKWRENLVEAAAEASEDMMNKYLESGELTEEEIKKGIRLRTIAAEIQPMFCGTAFKNKGVQRMLDGVIDFMPSPIDIPPVPGTDDDDKEVTRKASDDEKFAALAFKLMTDPYVGQLTFVRVYSGVLKSGDSVYNPIRGKKERIGRILQMHANQREEIKEILAGDIAACVGLKEVTTGETLCDPDAIITLEKMIFPEPVISQAVEPKTKADQEKMGIALGRLAQEDPSFRVRTDEESGQTIISGMGELHLEIIVDRMKREFGVEANVGKPQVAYRETIRKTATDVEGKFVRQSGGKGQYGHVVLTVEPQEPGKGFEFVDAIKGGVVPREFIPAVKKGVEDTLPNGVLAGYPVVDVKVTLTFGSYHEVDSNENAFKMAASMGFKEACRKATPVILEPMMAVEVETPEDYAGNVMGDLSSRRGLVQGMDDMPGGGKQIKAEVPLSEMFGYSTTLRSMSQGRATYTMEFKHYSEAPKNVVDAIITARGK; this is translated from the coding sequence ATGGCCCGCAAGACCCCCATCGAGCGCTATCGCAACATCGGCATCTCGGCTCACATCGACGCCGGCAAGACCACGACGACCGAGCGCATCCTGTACTACACCGGTGTGAACCACAAGATCGGTGAGGTGCACGACGGCGCCGCAACGATGGACTGGATGGAGCAGGAACAAGAGCGCGGCATCACGATCACGTCGGCCGCGACGACCTGCTTCTGGAAGGGCATGGAGCTCAACCATCCGGAACACCGCATCAACATCATCGACACCCCCGGGCACGTCGACTTCACCATCGAGGTGGAGCGTTCGATGCGCGTGCTCGACGGCGCCTGCATGGTGTACTGCGCCGTGGGTGGCGTGCAGCCGCAATCGGAAACCGTCTGGCGCCAGGCCAACAAGTACAAGGTTCCCCGCCTCGCGTTCGTCAACAAGATGGACCGCACCGGCGCGAACTTCTACAAGGTCTACGAGCAGATGAAGGTTCGCCTGCGCGCGAACCCGGTGCCCGTCGTGCTGCCGATCGGCGCCGAGGAAAACTTCAAGGGCGTGATCGACCTCATCAAGATGAAGGCGATCATCTGGGACGAAGCGTCCCAGGGCATGAAGTTCAACTACGAAGACATCCCTGCCGACCTGCAGGCCGATGCCACCAAGTGGCGCGAAAACCTCGTCGAAGCGGCTGCCGAAGCCAGCGAAGACATGATGAACAAGTACCTCGAGTCGGGCGAGCTGACCGAGGAAGAGATCAAGAAGGGCATCCGCCTGCGCACCATCGCCGCTGAAATCCAGCCGATGTTCTGCGGCACCGCCTTCAAGAACAAGGGCGTGCAGCGCATGCTCGACGGCGTGATCGACTTCATGCCCTCGCCGATCGATATTCCCCCGGTCCCGGGCACCGACGACGACGACAAGGAAGTCACCCGCAAGGCCTCCGACGACGAGAAGTTCGCCGCCCTGGCGTTCAAGCTGATGACCGACCCGTACGTCGGCCAGCTGACGTTCGTGCGCGTGTACTCGGGCGTGCTGAAGTCCGGCGACTCGGTCTACAACCCGATCCGCGGCAAGAAGGAGCGCATCGGCCGGATCCTGCAGATGCACGCGAACCAGCGCGAGGAAATCAAGGAAATTCTGGCCGGCGACATCGCCGCCTGCGTGGGCCTGAAGGAAGTGACCACGGGCGAAACCCTGTGCGATCCGGACGCCATCATCACGCTCGAGAAGATGATCTTCCCGGAGCCGGTGATCTCGCAGGCCGTCGAGCCGAAGACCAAGGCCGACCAGGAAAAGATGGGCATCGCCCTTGGCCGCCTGGCCCAGGAAGACCCGTCGTTCCGCGTGCGCACCGACGAAGAGTCGGGCCAGACCATCATTTCCGGCATGGGCGAGCTCCACCTGGAAATCATCGTCGACCGCATGAAGCGCGAATTCGGCGTGGAAGCCAACGTCGGCAAGCCGCAGGTGGCCTACCGCGAAACCATCCGCAAGACCGCCACCGACGTCGAAGGCAAGTTCGTTCGCCAGTCGGGCGGCAAGGGCCAGTACGGCCACGTCGTGCTGACGGTCGAGCCGCAGGAGCCGGGCAAGGGCTTCGAATTCGTCGACGCCATCAAGGGCGGTGTGGTGCCCCGCGAATTCATTCCCGCGGTCAAGAAGGGCGTGGAAGACACGCTGCCGAACGGCGTGCTGGCCGGCTACCCGGTCGTGGACGTGAAGGTCACGCTGACCTTCGGTTCGTACCACGAAGTGGACTCGAACGAAAACGCGTTCAAGATGGCCGCCTCGATGGGCTTCAAGGAAGCCTGCCGCAAGGCCACGCCGGTGATCCTCGAGCCGATGATGGCCGTGGAAGTGGAAACGCCGGAAGACTACGCCGGCAACGTGATGGGCGACCTGTCGTCCCGTCGCGGCCTCGTGCAGGGCATGGACGACATGCCTGGCGGCGGCAAGCAGATCAAGGCTGAAGTTCCGCTGTCGGAAATGTTCGGCTACTCGACCACGCTGCGCTCGATGTCGCAAGGTCGTGCCACGTACACGATGGAGTTCAAGCACTACAGCGAAGCTCCGAAGAACGTGGTCGACGCGATCATCACCGCTCGCGGCAAGTAA
- the rplD gene encoding 50S ribosomal protein L4 has translation MQLELLNEQGQASSKVDAPDTVFGRDYNEALVHQVVVAYQANARQGTRAQKDREQVKHTTKKPWRQKGTGRARAGMSSSPLWRGGGRIFPNMPDENFTQKINKKMYRAGMAAIFSQLAREGRLAVVDSLTVDAPKTKLLAAKFKAMGLESVLVIADQLDDNLLLASRNLANVLVVEPRYADPLSLVHFKKVLVTKGAIEQLKEMLG, from the coding sequence ATGCAGCTCGAGCTCCTGAACGAACAAGGTCAGGCTTCGTCGAAGGTCGACGCGCCGGACACCGTGTTCGGCCGTGATTACAACGAAGCGCTGGTCCACCAGGTCGTCGTCGCGTACCAGGCGAATGCTCGCCAAGGCACGCGCGCCCAGAAGGACCGCGAACAGGTCAAGCACACCACGAAGAAGCCGTGGCGTCAAAAGGGCACGGGCCGCGCCCGCGCCGGTATGTCGTCGTCGCCGCTGTGGCGCGGGGGTGGTCGGATTTTCCCGAACATGCCCGACGAGAACTTCACGCAGAAGATCAACAAGAAGATGTACCGCGCCGGCATGGCCGCCATCTTCTCGCAGCTCGCTCGCGAAGGCCGCCTGGCCGTCGTCGACTCGCTGACGGTCGATGCCCCGAAGACCAAGCTGCTGGCTGCCAAGTTCAAGGCCATGGGCCTCGAATCCGTGCTGGTCATCGCCGACCAGCTCGACGACAACCTGCTGCTGGCTTCGCGCAACCTCGCCAACGTCCTCGTGGTCGAGCCGCGCTACGCCGATCCGCTGTCGCTCGTGCACTTCAAGAAGGTGCTCGTGACGAAGGGTGCGATCGAGCAACTCAAGGAGATGCTGGGATGA
- the rplB gene encoding 50S ribosomal protein L2, translating to MAVIKVKPTSPGRRAVVKVVHKHLHKGKPEASLLEPQFQHAGRNNNGHITIRHKGGGHKHHYRVVDFVRNKDGIPAKVERIEYDPNRTAHIALVCYADGERRYIIAPRGLEVGSTVLSGAEAPIKAGNTLPIRNIPVGSIIHCIELLPGKGAQIARSAGTSTTLLAREGTYAQVRLRSGEVRKIHIDCRATIGEVSNEEHSLRQYGKAGAIRWKGIRPTVRGVAMNPVDHPHGGGEGRTGEGQAPVSPWNTLTKGYRTRNNKRTQTFIVSRRKK from the coding sequence ATGGCCGTCATCAAAGTCAAACCGACGTCGCCCGGCCGCCGTGCCGTGGTGAAGGTGGTGCACAAGCACCTCCACAAGGGCAAGCCTGAAGCGTCGCTGCTGGAGCCGCAGTTCCAGCACGCCGGCCGCAACAACAACGGCCACATCACGATCCGCCACAAGGGCGGTGGTCACAAGCACCACTACCGTGTCGTCGACTTCGTGCGCAACAAGGATGGTATCCCCGCGAAGGTCGAGCGCATCGAGTACGACCCGAACCGCACGGCGCACATCGCGCTGGTGTGCTACGCCGACGGCGAGCGCCGCTACATCATCGCCCCGCGCGGTCTTGAAGTGGGTTCCACCGTCCTGAGCGGCGCCGAAGCGCCGATCAAGGCTGGCAACACGCTGCCGATCCGCAACATCCCGGTGGGTTCGATCATCCACTGCATCGAACTGCTGCCCGGCAAGGGTGCCCAGATCGCGCGTTCGGCGGGCACGTCGACCACGCTGCTGGCCCGTGAAGGCACGTACGCGCAGGTTCGCCTGCGCTCGGGTGAAGTGCGCAAGATCCACATCGACTGCCGCGCCACGATCGGCGAAGTGTCGAACGAAGAGCACAGCCTGCGCCAGTACGGCAAGGCCGGTGCGATCCGTTGGAAGGGCATCCGCCCGACGGTCCGTGGCGTTGCCATGAACCCGGTGGATCACCCGCACGGTGGTGGTGAAGGCCGTACCGGCGAGGGCCAGGCGCCTGTGTCGCCGTGGAACACCCTCACCAAGGGCTACCGCACTCGCAACAACAAGCGCACGCAGACGTTCATCGTTTCGCGTCGCAAGAAGTAA
- a CDS encoding peroxiredoxin has protein sequence MLKVGDKLPAGALQEFIEVEGNGCSLGPNSFDVEKATAGKTVAIFALPGAFTPTCSAQHVPGYVKRAAELKAVGVDEVWCVSVNDAFVMGAWGREQKTADAVRMMADGSAEFTKATGLTLDLTARGMGVRSQRYSMLVQDGVVRTLNIEAPGKFEVSDADTMLKQAAQLKG, from the coding sequence ATGTTGAAAGTTGGCGACAAGCTGCCCGCAGGGGCACTGCAGGAATTCATCGAAGTCGAGGGCAACGGGTGCTCGCTGGGCCCGAACAGCTTCGACGTGGAAAAGGCCACGGCCGGCAAGACAGTCGCGATCTTCGCGCTGCCGGGGGCGTTCACGCCCACCTGCTCCGCGCAGCACGTGCCGGGTTACGTGAAGCGTGCCGCCGAGTTGAAGGCGGTCGGCGTGGATGAGGTGTGGTGCGTTTCGGTGAACGATGCCTTCGTCATGGGCGCCTGGGGCCGCGAGCAGAAGACGGCCGATGCCGTGCGCATGATGGCCGACGGCAGTGCCGAGTTCACGAAGGCCACCGGCCTGACGCTCGACCTGACCGCCCGCGGCATGGGCGTGCGCTCGCAGCGCTACTCGATGCTCGTGCAGGACGGCGTGGTCCGCACGCTCAACATCGAGGCTCCGGGCAAGTTCGAGGTCAGCGACGCCGACACGATGCTCAAGCAGGCGGCTCAGCTCAAGGGCTGA
- the rplW gene encoding 50S ribosomal protein L23 has protein sequence MSTVKHDEGRLAQVLVAPIVSEKATSVAEKNNQVLFKVLRDATKPEIKAAVELLFKVEVESVQTVVQKGKVKRFGRSIGRRDHVKKAYVSLKAGQELNFSGEAA, from the coding sequence ATGAGCACCGTGAAGCATGATGAGGGCCGTCTGGCCCAGGTGCTGGTGGCGCCGATCGTTTCCGAAAAAGCCACTTCCGTTGCCGAGAAGAACAACCAGGTGTTGTTCAAGGTCCTGCGCGACGCGACCAAGCCTGAAATCAAGGCCGCCGTTGAACTGCTGTTCAAGGTCGAAGTCGAGTCCGTCCAGACCGTGGTGCAAAAGGGCAAGGTCAAGCGCTTCGGCCGTTCCATCGGCCGCCGCGACCACGTCAAGAAGGCGTACGTGTCGCTGAAGGCTGGCCAGGAGCTCAACTTCTCCGGGGAGGCCGCGTAA
- the rplN gene encoding 50S ribosomal protein L14 — translation MIQMQSRLDVADNTGAKSVMCIKVLGGSKRRYAGIGDVIKVSIKEAAPRGRVKKGEIYSAVVVRTAKGVRRQDGSLVKFDGNAAVLLNAKLEPIGTRIFGPVTRELRTERFMKIVSLAPEVL, via the coding sequence ATGATTCAAATGCAATCGCGGCTCGACGTCGCGGACAACACTGGTGCGAAGTCCGTCATGTGCATCAAGGTGCTCGGCGGTTCCAAGCGTCGTTACGCCGGTATTGGCGACGTCATCAAGGTCAGCATCAAAGAAGCTGCGCCGCGTGGCCGCGTCAAGAAGGGCGAAATCTACAGCGCCGTGGTCGTGCGTACGGCCAAGGGCGTCCGTCGTCAAGACGGTTCGCTGGTGAAGTTCGACGGCAATGCCGCCGTGCTGCTCAACGCCAAGCTCGAACCCATCGGCACCCGCATCTTCGGCCCGGTCACGCGTGAACTGCGTACCGAGCGCTTCATGAAGATCGTGTCGCTGGCCCCCGAGGTTCTCTAA
- the rpsC gene encoding 30S ribosomal protein S3 has translation MGQKIHPTGFRLPVTRNWASRWYASNANFATMLAEDLKVREYLKAKLKSAAVSRILIERPAKNARITIFSARPGVVIGKKGEDIENLKAELTRRLGVPVAVNIEEVRKPEVDAQLIADSITQQLEKRIMFRRAMKRAMQNAMRLGAQGIKLMSSGRLNGIEIARCEWYREGRVPLHTLKADIDYGFSEAKTTYGIIGVKCWVYRGDRLANGEAPTLATPPGAEDDRRPRRNARPGDRPGAPGGRGRPGGDRGPRDGAAPAAAAPAGDGAKTAAVKRVRKAPGPDAAAGGEGKGE, from the coding sequence ATGGGACAAAAGATTCACCCCACCGGGTTCCGCCTGCCGGTGACGCGCAACTGGGCGTCGCGCTGGTACGCGTCGAACGCCAACTTCGCCACCATGCTGGCCGAAGACCTGAAGGTTCGCGAATACCTGAAGGCGAAGCTCAAGAGCGCGGCCGTCTCGCGCATCCTGATCGAGCGCCCCGCCAAGAACGCGCGCATCACGATCTTCTCGGCTCGTCCGGGCGTCGTGATCGGCAAGAAGGGCGAGGACATCGAGAACCTGAAGGCCGAGCTGACCCGCCGCCTCGGCGTGCCGGTCGCTGTCAACATCGAAGAAGTGCGCAAGCCTGAAGTCGATGCACAGCTGATCGCCGACAGCATCACGCAGCAGCTGGAAAAGCGCATCATGTTCCGTCGCGCCATGAAGCGCGCCATGCAGAACGCGATGCGCCTGGGCGCCCAAGGCATCAAGCTGATGTCGTCGGGCCGCCTGAACGGCATCGAAATCGCACGTTGCGAGTGGTACCGCGAAGGTCGCGTGCCCCTCCACACGCTGAAGGCCGACATCGACTATGGCTTCTCCGAAGCCAAGACGACCTACGGCATCATCGGCGTGAAGTGCTGGGTCTACCGTGGTGACCGCCTCGCCAATGGCGAAGCGCCCACGCTCGCCACCCCGCCGGGTGCCGAGGATGATCGCCGTCCGCGCCGCAACGCGCGTCCCGGCGACCGTCCGGGCGCTCCGGGTGGCCGTGGCCGCCCGGGTGGCGACCGTGGTCCCCGTGATGGCGCTGCCCCTGCAGCCGCCGCACCGGCTGGTGATGGCGCGAAGACCGCCGCCGTGAAGCGCGTGCGCAAGGCCCCGGGCCCTGACGCAGCCGCTGGCGGCGAAGGCAAAGGAGAATAA
- the rpsS gene encoding 30S ribosomal protein S19 has protein sequence MTRSLKKGPFVDHHLQAKVEKAVATKDKKPIKTWSRRSTILPDFIGVTIAVHNGKQHVPVYVTDQMVGHKLGEFALTRTFKGHPADKKAKK, from the coding sequence ATGACCCGTTCGCTCAAAAAAGGTCCGTTCGTCGACCATCACCTTCAGGCCAAGGTCGAGAAGGCTGTCGCCACGAAGGACAAGAAGCCGATCAAGACCTGGTCGCGTCGTTCGACCATCCTTCCGGATTTCATCGGTGTGACGATTGCCGTGCACAACGGCAAGCAGCACGTCCCCGTGTATGTCACCGACCAGATGGTCGGCCACAAGCTCGGCGAATTTGCGCTCACGCGCACGTTCAAGGGGCACCCGGCCGACAAGAAGGCCAAGAAATAA
- the rplX gene encoding 50S ribosomal protein L24, with product MNKIRKGDQVIVLTGRDKGKRGAVVSRVDDDRIVVEGVNVVKKHVKPNPMKGTTGGVVDKTLSIHQSNVAIYNPATGKADRVGFKLLSESEQQSRKTKEKAVRVFKSSGEEIKA from the coding sequence ATGAACAAGATTCGCAAAGGCGACCAAGTCATCGTGTTGACGGGTCGCGACAAGGGCAAGCGCGGCGCGGTCGTGTCGCGTGTCGATGACGATCGCATCGTCGTCGAAGGCGTGAACGTCGTGAAGAAACACGTCAAGCCGAACCCGATGAAGGGTACGACGGGTGGTGTGGTCGACAAGACCCTCTCGATCCATCAGTCGAACGTCGCCATCTACAACCCGGCGACCGGCAAGGCCGACCGCGTCGGCTTCAAGCTGCTGAGCGAAAGCGAGCAGCAGTCCCGCAAGACGAAGGAGAAGGCGGTTCGCGTCTTCAAGTCGAGCGGCGAAGAAATCAAGGCATAA
- the rpsQ gene encoding 30S ribosomal protein S17, giving the protein MSATQATEKNTRTLIGRVVSDKRSKSITVLVERRTKHELYGKIVAKTSKYHAHDEKGEYKMGDVVEISECRPISKTKAWTVTRLVEKAREV; this is encoded by the coding sequence ATGAGCGCCACGCAAGCCACTGAGAAGAACACGCGTACCCTCATCGGCCGCGTCGTGAGCGACAAGCGCAGCAAGTCGATCACGGTGCTCGTCGAGCGTCGCACGAAGCACGAGCTGTACGGCAAGATCGTTGCCAAGACCAGCAAGTACCACGCGCACGACGAAAAGGGCGAGTACAAGATGGGCGACGTCGTCGAGATCTCGGAATGCCGTCCGATCTCGAAGACGAAGGCCTGGACGGTCACCCGTCTGGTCGAGAAGGCCCGCGAGGTCTGA
- the rplV gene encoding 50S ribosomal protein L22 yields METRSIVRGVRLSADKGRLVADLVRGKKVDQALNILTFTPKKAAGIIKKALESAIANAEHNDGADIDELKVKTIFVEQGATLKRFSARAKGRGNRISKPTAHIYITVGN; encoded by the coding sequence ATGGAAACCCGTTCAATCGTTCGCGGTGTCCGCCTCTCTGCCGACAAGGGTCGGCTGGTGGCTGACCTCGTCCGCGGCAAGAAGGTGGACCAGGCGCTCAACATCCTGACGTTCACCCCCAAGAAGGCTGCCGGCATCATCAAGAAGGCCCTCGAGTCCGCGATCGCCAACGCCGAGCACAACGATGGCGCTGACATCGACGAGCTCAAGGTCAAGACGATCTTTGTGGAGCAAGGTGCCACGCTGAAGCGTTTCTCCGCGCGCGCCAAGGGCCGCGGCAACCGCATCAGCAAGCCCACCGCCCACATCTACATCACTGTCGGCAACTGA
- the rpsJ gene encoding 30S ribosomal protein S10: MQKQKIRIRLKAFDYKLIDQSALEIVDTAKRTGAIVRGPVPLPTRMQRFDILRSPHVNKTSRDQFEIRTHQRLMDIVDPTDKTVDALMKLDLPAGVDVEIKLQ; the protein is encoded by the coding sequence ATGCAAAAGCAAAAGATCCGCATCCGCCTGAAGGCCTTCGATTACAAGCTGATCGACCAATCGGCCCTGGAAATCGTCGACACCGCCAAGCGCACCGGCGCGATCGTCCGTGGTCCCGTGCCCCTGCCGACCCGCATGCAGCGCTTCGACATCCTGCGTTCGCCGCACGTCAACAAGACCTCGCGCGACCAGTTCGAGATCCGCACGCACCAGCGTCTGATGGACATCGTCGATCCGACCGACAAGACGGTCGACGCGCTGATGAAACTCGACCTGCCGGCCGGCGTCGACGTCGAGATCAAGCTGCAGTAA
- the rplE gene encoding 50S ribosomal protein L5 has translation MARLQQFYREKVVADLTAKFGYKSSMEVPRLTKITLNMGVSEAVSDKKVMEHAVSDLTKIAGQKPVVTKSKKAIAGFKIRDGVPIGCMVTLRGVQMYEFLDRFVTIALPRVRDFRGISGRSFDGRGNYNIGVKEQIIFPEIEYDKVDALRGLNISITTSAKNDEECKALLAAFKFPFKN, from the coding sequence ATGGCTCGTCTGCAACAGTTCTACCGCGAAAAGGTGGTGGCCGACCTCACCGCGAAGTTCGGCTACAAATCCAGCATGGAAGTGCCGCGCCTGACCAAGATCACGCTCAACATGGGTGTGAGCGAGGCGGTGTCGGACAAGAAGGTCATGGAGCACGCCGTGAGCGACCTGACCAAGATCGCCGGCCAGAAGCCCGTGGTCACCAAGTCGAAGAAGGCCATCGCCGGCTTCAAGATCCGTGACGGCGTGCCCATCGGCTGCATGGTCACGCTGCGTGGCGTCCAGATGTACGAATTCCTGGACCGCTTCGTGACGATCGCCCTGCCGCGCGTCCGCGACTTCCGCGGTATCTCCGGCCGTTCGTTCGACGGTCGTGGCAACTACAACATCGGCGTCAAAGAACAGATCATCTTCCCCGAAATCGAATACGACAAGGTGGATGCGCTGCGTGGTCTGAACATCAGCATCACGACGTCGGCGAAGAACGACGAGGAGTGCAAGGCACTGCTCGCCGCCTTCAAATTCCCGTTCAAGAACTGA
- the rplC gene encoding 50S ribosomal protein L3, whose translation MSLSNRLGLLGRKVGMMRIFTDDGDAVPVTVLDVSNNRVTQVKTAETDGYAAVQVAFGARKASRVSKPEAGHLAKAGVEAGELLKEFRVAADVAAGFKPGAQVPVTTFAVGQLVDVQGTSIGKGFTGTIKRHNFGSQRASHGNSRSHNVPGSISMAQDPGRVFPGKKMSGHRGDVTKTIQNLDIVRIDEARQLLLVRGAVPGAKNGHVVVSPAVKVKAKKEGAN comes from the coding sequence ATGAGTCTTAGCAATCGCCTCGGATTGCTGGGCCGCAAGGTGGGCATGATGCGCATCTTCACGGACGACGGCGACGCCGTGCCCGTGACGGTGCTCGACGTGTCGAACAACCGTGTGACCCAGGTCAAAACCGCAGAGACCGACGGCTACGCTGCCGTCCAGGTGGCGTTCGGTGCCCGCAAGGCATCCCGCGTCAGCAAGCCGGAAGCCGGCCACCTCGCCAAGGCGGGTGTCGAAGCTGGCGAACTCCTGAAGGAGTTCCGTGTCGCCGCTGATGTCGCCGCTGGCTTCAAGCCCGGCGCGCAAGTCCCCGTGACCACGTTCGCCGTGGGCCAGCTCGTCGACGTGCAGGGCACCTCGATCGGCAAGGGCTTCACCGGCACGATCAAGCGCCACAACTTCGGCTCGCAGCGCGCGTCGCACGGCAACAGCCGTTCGCACAACGTGCCGGGCTCGATCTCGATGGCCCAGGATCCGGGTCGCGTGTTCCCGGGCAAGAAGATGTCCGGCCACCGCGGTGACGTGACCAAGACCATCCAGAACCTCGACATCGTCCGCATCGACGAAGCCCGCCAGCTGCTGCTGGTGCGCGGCGCCGTGCCGGGTGCCAAGAACGGCCACGTGGTCGTCAGCCCCGCGGTCAAGGTCAAGGCGAAGAAAGAAGGAGCCAACTGA
- the rplP gene encoding 50S ribosomal protein L16, which yields MLQPARRKYRKEQKGRNTGVATRGAAVSFGDFGLKATERGRITARQIEAARRAISRHIKRGGRIFIRIFPDKPISQKPAEVRMGNGKGNPEYYVAEIQPGKVLYEINGVPEELAREAFKLASAKLPLSTTFVSRQVGA from the coding sequence ATGCTGCAACCCGCACGCAGAAAATACCGCAAGGAACAGAAGGGCCGTAACACCGGCGTCGCCACCCGTGGCGCCGCAGTGTCGTTCGGCGACTTCGGCCTGAAGGCCACGGAGCGCGGCCGCATCACCGCTCGCCAGATCGAAGCCGCTCGTCGGGCGATCTCGCGTCACATCAAGCGCGGTGGCCGCATCTTCATCCGCATCTTCCCGGACAAGCCCATCTCGCAGAAGCCCGCCGAAGTCCGGATGGGTAACGGCAAGGGCAACCCCGAGTACTACGTGGCTGAGATCCAGCCGGGCAAGGTGCTCTACGAAATCAACGGCGTGCCTGAAGAGCTGGCCCGCGAAGCGTTCAAGCTGGCCTCGGCCAAGCTGCCGCTGAGCACCACCTTCGTGTCCCGCCAGGTGGGCGCTTGA
- the tuf gene encoding elongation factor Tu yields MAKGKFERTKPHVNVGTIGHVDHGKTTLTAAITTVLSTKFGGEAKAYDQIDAAPEEKARGITINTAHVEYETANRHYAHVDCPGHADYVKNMITGAAQMDGAILVCSAADGPMPQTREHILLARQVGVPYIIVFLNKCDMVDDAELLELVEMEVRELLDKYDFPGDNTPIVKGSAKLAMEGDKGELGEGAILKLAEALDTYIPTPERAVDGAFLMPVEDVFSISGRGTVVTGRVERGIIKVGEEIEIVGIRDTQKTTCTGVEMFRKLLDQGQAGDNVGILLRGTKREDVERGQVLCKPGSVKPHTHFTAEIYVLSKEEGGRHTPFFNNYRPQFYFRTTDVTGAVELPADKEMVMPGDNVSITVKLIAPIAMEEGLRFAIREGGRTVGAGVVAKILA; encoded by the coding sequence ATGGCAAAAGGTAAATTCGAACGGACCAAGCCGCACGTCAACGTCGGCACCATCGGCCACGTGGACCATGGCAAGACGACGCTGACGGCCGCGATCACGACGGTCCTGTCGACGAAGTTCGGCGGCGAAGCCAAGGCGTACGACCAGATCGACGCGGCGCCGGAAGAAAAGGCGCGTGGCATCACGATCAACACCGCGCACGTCGAGTACGAGACGGCCAACCGCCACTACGCTCACGTGGACTGCCCGGGCCACGCCGACTATGTGAAGAACATGATCACGGGTGCTGCCCAGATGGACGGCGCGATCCTGGTGTGCTCGGCCGCTGACGGCCCGATGCCCCAGACCCGTGAGCACATCCTGCTGGCCCGCCAGGTGGGCGTGCCTTACATCATCGTGTTCCTGAACAAGTGCGACATGGTCGACGACGCCGAGCTGCTCGAGCTGGTCGAAATGGAAGTGCGCGAGCTCCTGGACAAGTACGACTTCCCGGGCGACAACACCCCGATCGTCAAGGGCTCGGCGAAGCTGGCCATGGAAGGCGACAAGGGCGAGCTGGGCGAAGGCGCGATCCTGAAGCTGGCCGAAGCGCTGGACACCTACATCCCGACGCCGGAACGTGCCGTTGACGGCGCCTTCCTGATGCCGGTGGAAGACGTGTTCTCGATCTCGGGTCGTGGCACGGTGGTGACGGGTCGCGTCGAGCGCGGCATCATCAAGGTCGGCGAAGAAATCGAGATCGTGGGCATCCGCGACACGCAGAAGACGACCTGCACGGGCGTGGAAATGTTCCGCAAGCTGCTGGACCAAGGTCAAGCTGGCGACAACGTGGGCATCCTGCTGCGCGGCACGAAGCGTGAAGACGTCGAGCGCGGCCAAGTGCTGTGCAAGCCGGGCAGCGTGAAGCCGCACACCCACTTCACGGCCGAGATCTACGTGCTGTCGAAGGAAGAGGGTGGCCGTCACACGCCGTTCTTCAACAACTACCGCCCGCAGTTCTACTTCCGCACGACGGACGTGACCGGTGCCGTGGAGCTGCCGGCCGACAAGGAAATGGTCATGCCTGGCGACAACGTCAGCATCACCGTGAAGCTGATCGCCCCGATCGCGATGGAAGAAGGCCTGCGCTTCGCCATCCGTGAAGGTGGCCGCACCGTCGGCGCCGGCGTGGTTGCCAAGATCCTCGCCTGA